One genomic region from Yarrowia lipolytica chromosome 1C, complete sequence encodes:
- a CDS encoding uncharacterized protein (Compare to YALI0C17567g, no similarity), with translation MGLGDFVKDKVNQAADNFGNNNNRNNNDSYGSSNNDSYGSSNNDSYGSSGRNNNDDSYGSSNKKSDSYGSSNNDSYGSSNDDSYGSSNKKSDSYGSSNNDSYGSSNKKSDSYGSSNNDSYGSSNSDSFGSSGRNNNSDSYGSSNSDSFGSSGRNNNSDSYGSSNSDSFGSSGRNNNSDSYGSSGRDNSDSYGSSNSDSFGSSGRKNNSDSFGSSNSDSFGSSGRNNDSYGSSNSDSYGSSGRNNDSYGSSGRNNDSYNNDDY, from the coding sequence ATGGGACTCGGAGATTTCGTTAAGGACAAGGTCAACCAGGCCGCTGACAACTtcggcaacaacaacaaccgaAACAACAACGACTCGTACGGATCTTCCAACAACGACTCGTATGGATCTTCTAACAACGACTCGTACGGATCTTCTGGCCGAAACAACAACGACGACTCGTACGGCTCGTCTAACAAGAAATCCGACTCCTacggctcctccaacaaTGACTCGTACGGCTCCTCCAACGACGACTCGTATGGATCTTCCAACAAGAAATCCGACTCCTacggctcctccaacaacgACTCGTACGGATCTTCCAACAAGAAGTCCGACTCGTACGGATCCTCTAACAACGACTCTTACGGATCTTCCAACTCGGACTCCTTCGGCTCTTCCGGACGAAACAACAACTCGGACTCGTacggctcctccaactcggACTCCTTCGGCTCTTCCGGACGAAACAACAACTCTGACTCGTACGGCTCTTCCAACTCGGACTCCTTCGGCTCTTCCGGACGAAACAACAACTCTGACTCTTACGGCTCTTCTGGACGAGATAACTCGGACTCGTACGGCTCTTCCAACTCGGACTCCTTCGGCTCCTCTGGCCGAAAGAACAACTCTGACTCCTTTGGATCCTCCAACTCTGACTCCTTTGGATCTTCCGGTCGAAACAACGACTCGTACGGATCCTCCAACTCTGACTCGTACGGCTCTTCCGGTCGAAACAACGACTCTTACGGCTCTTCTGGCCGAAACAACGACTCTTACAACAACGATGACTACTAA
- a CDS encoding uncharacterized protein (Compare to YALI0C17589g, weakly similar to uniprot|Q6CGY5 Yarrowia lipolytica YALI0A14905g) produces the protein MIPPELTPVLCRYLDTPSLVALYQTCRSWRQVLSERDFKQVLQHDRPWIQLQNSTKCCWKKCALEAVGAERRSRDPTSSLESFKRSFLHYSFPVRQDVALPDDFYVLCKQPLLGTQITFCDSGFVHVGTGGQGVFVSLSQSQSEQGPTGISVLGNRVASPYGISMEVGPDLEMAIHSSTPEVLATAVVIMDEPFDGREVDGMYLYVKYSDSPSEEPDAVIFSEFPSGYDSEPTVYTVGGCVFVQTEVDGQIHTQVVRHGELELLDVSGSKNVGLVCYDASYWVVDSCCWSNNKSSCSPVCQDPLYPQFAVFYDNYGFRSHVVDLKNRLTMNLRHETKGETVAIPGISNGQLEVYTFSKAYLEGRMERNEYVDFTRTLNNTPATCEKKL, from the coding sequence ATGATCCCACCGGAACTCACGCCGGTTCTGTGTCGGTATCTGGACACTCCGTCGCTGGTGGCGCTCTACCAGACGTGTCGGAGCTGGAGACAGGTGCTCAGCGAGCGCGATTTCAAACAGGTGCTGCAACACGATCGCCCATGGATACAACTGCAAAACTCGACAAaatgctgctggaaaaaaTGCGCCCTCGAGGCTGTCGGAGCAGAAcggaggtcacgtgatccgaCCAGCTCGCTCGAGTCCTTCAAGCGGTCGTTTCTGCACTACTCTTTCCCCGTGCGCCAGGATGTCGCTCTGCCAGACGACTTTTACGTCCTGTGTAAACAGCCGCTGTTGGGCACGCAGATCACGTTTTGCGACTCCGGATTCGTACACGTTGGAACAGGCGGGCAGGgcgtttttgtgtcgctATCGCAGTCTCAGAGCGAGCAGGGCCCGACTGGTATATCTGTACTTGGAAACAGGGTAGCGAGCCCATATGGAATCAGCATGGAAGTTGGACCTGATTTGGAGATGGCAATTCATTCCAGCACGCCCGAGGTTCTAGCCACGGCCGTGGTTATCATGGACGAGCCCTTTGACGGTCGTGAAGTGGATGGAATGTATCTGTACGTCAAGTACAGTGATTCTCCTTCCGAAGAACCAGACGCCGTCATTTTCTCAGAGTTTCCCTCTGGATACGACTCGGAACCAACCGTGTACACTGTGGGAGGGTGTGTGTTTGTTCAGACCGAGGTGGATGGTCAAATCCATACTCAAGTTGTTCGACATGGCGAGCTAGAGCTTTTGGACGTTTCCGGGTCGAAAAACGTTGGATTGGTGTGTTATGACGCTTCTTACTGGGTGGTAGACTCGTGTTGTTGGTCCAATAACAAGTCCAGTTGTTCTCCAGTGTGCCAGGACCCTCTGTACCCCCAGTTTGCCGTGTTTTACGATAACTATGGATTCCGAAGCCACGTGGTCGATCTGAAGAACAGACTTACCATGAATCTGAGACACGAGACCAAGGGAGAGACGGTTGCTATTCCCGGCATTTCAAACGGACAGCTGGAAGTGTacaccttctccaaggcCTACCTGGAGGGTAGAATGGAGAGGAACGAGTATGTTGACTTCACAAGGACGCTTAACAATACTCCTGCCACCTGTGAGAAGAAGTTATGA